CGTCTGGGAAGGGCTGACCGCCGAAGAGATCAGGGACCGGTATCCCGGGGAATACGCGGCTTGGCGCTCGGACTTCCTCAATTACCGGCCGCCGAACGGCGAGTGCCTGCTCGATGTCCGCGACCGCGTCCTGCCAGTGTTCCGGAAGGCGGTGATAACCCATCCCGGAGAAGAAATCGCCATGCTGCTGCACGGCGGCGTGAACCGGGTGGTCCTCGCCGACGCCCTGGGCCTTGATCTCCGGAACCTGTTCCGGATCGAGCAGTCTTTCGGGGCCCTCAATATCATCGACTACTTTGATGACGGCATGGCGGTTGTCAAGCTCCTGAACGGGTGACAGGAAAAACGTTGACTTTGCCAATTCCCTGCTGTATTGTGGGATCATAAAAACCTGGGGGA
This genomic interval from Nitrospirota bacterium contains the following:
- a CDS encoding histidine phosphatase family protein; translation: MTVTRVYLMRHGEVQNGGEKRYNGHIDIDITGKGVEQMHRLAGLLSGKPVAEVYSSDLIRSLRGAEIIAQALGGTGRTALRELRERSVGVWEGLTAEEIRDRYPGEYAAWRSDFLNYRPPNGECLLDVRDRVLPVFRKAVITHPGEEIAMLLHGGVNRVVLADALGLDLRNLFRIEQSFGALNIIDYFDDGMAVVKLLNG